The following proteins come from a genomic window of Yinghuangia sp. ASG 101:
- a CDS encoding amidohydrolase family protein — protein sequence MSDNVPEPPETPLWDGPERYTVISADCHGGAEIHEYRDYLPARLHDEFDAWVRDYRVPYPDLLGDLGRRNWDSDRRLRDLAADGIVAEVIYPNTVPPFFPKPSLTDQPPAADAGDLALRWEGLKAHNRWMVDFCAAAPGRRAGIAQVLLHDLDAAVAEVEWSVRAGLTGGLLLPGTPPGSGLVPLWEYDHYAPLWRVCEESGVPVNHHTGSAAPPFGDTPTDKVVFLTEVSWWAHRAFTHLIVSGTMERHPALQFVFTEQGTAWIPEECRRLDHYWRRMGRAVGSQEYEWGHDLVGSMSLTPSEYWARQCHVGASFQRRAEAEIRHQVGVDRIMWGCDYPHKEASTPFSHEALRLTYSGIDPHEVAAMIGGNAARLYGFDTEALAPLAAEVGPRVARVHRPLAPEDIPDGADKCPAFVGVAGVRP from the coding sequence ATGAGCGACAACGTCCCGGAGCCGCCCGAAACCCCCCTGTGGGACGGGCCCGAGCGCTACACCGTCATCTCGGCCGACTGCCACGGCGGCGCCGAGATCCACGAGTACCGCGACTATCTCCCCGCCCGGCTGCACGACGAATTCGACGCCTGGGTACGGGACTACCGGGTCCCCTATCCGGATCTGCTCGGCGATCTCGGCCGCCGCAACTGGGACTCGGACCGGCGCCTGCGCGATCTGGCGGCCGACGGGATCGTCGCCGAGGTCATCTACCCCAACACCGTCCCGCCGTTCTTCCCCAAGCCGTCGCTGACCGACCAGCCGCCGGCCGCCGACGCGGGGGACCTCGCGCTGCGCTGGGAGGGGCTGAAGGCGCACAACCGCTGGATGGTCGACTTCTGCGCGGCGGCCCCCGGCCGACGGGCCGGCATCGCGCAGGTGCTGCTGCACGACCTGGACGCGGCCGTGGCCGAGGTCGAGTGGTCCGTGCGCGCGGGGCTGACCGGCGGCCTGCTGCTGCCGGGCACGCCGCCGGGGTCGGGCCTGGTGCCGCTGTGGGAGTACGACCACTACGCGCCACTGTGGCGCGTGTGCGAGGAGTCGGGCGTCCCGGTCAACCACCACACCGGCTCGGCGGCTCCGCCGTTCGGGGACACCCCGACGGACAAGGTGGTGTTCCTCACCGAGGTCTCGTGGTGGGCGCACCGCGCGTTCACCCACCTGATCGTGTCCGGCACCATGGAACGCCACCCGGCGCTGCAGTTCGTCTTCACCGAGCAGGGCACCGCGTGGATCCCCGAGGAGTGCCGCCGCCTCGACCACTACTGGCGGCGCATGGGGCGGGCCGTCGGCTCGCAGGAGTACGAGTGGGGGCACGACCTGGTCGGCTCGATGTCGCTCACGCCGAGCGAGTACTGGGCGCGGCAGTGTCACGTCGGGGCCAGTTTCCAGCGCCGGGCGGAGGCGGAGATACGCCACCAGGTGGGCGTGGACCGGATCATGTGGGGCTGCGACTATCCGCACAAGGAGGCGAGTACGCCGTTCAGCCACGAGGCGCTGCGGCTCACCTACAGCGGCATCGACCCGCACGAGGTCGCGGCGATGATCGGCGGGAACGCGGCGAGGTTGTACGGCTTCGACACGGAGGCGCTGGCGCCTCTCGCGGCCGAGGTCGGGCCGCGGGTCGCGCGGGTCCACCGGCCGCTCGCGCCGGAGGACATCCCGGATGGGGCCGACAAATGCCCGGCTTTCGTGGGAGTCGCCGGCGTCCGGCCGTGA
- a CDS encoding carbohydrate kinase family protein: MPERRLPAAHGGRGLTNDGDAAADAPRHGDIAGIGALNVDVIVRTPDRVSGADADSESSATSAEMRELLRAVASMPRRVTLGGSAFTTITAIARLHPELGLGFVGVAGEPPFGAESFVESLTRLGVDAGAVHGTEARAGVCLAIEHVGNRALRVDPGANTAMADHVDGRRAEIVARLSRFRAVHVTSFLDDATPPALLRLIRALRREAPGTRISLDPGDTWCARPTDAVRGLLAAADVVLLNRREFAAVRAHLAPATTDVVVKAPDGVRVRRAGARAWLRVTHEPLPVGEIRRPTGAGDAFAAGFLAASPTGSGDVREAARAGSAAAREHLRGHGASASAAADGL, translated from the coding sequence GTGCCCGAACGGCGGCTGCCTGCGGCTCATGGGGGTCGTGGCCTGACGAACGACGGCGACGCCGCGGCCGACGCGCCCCGACACGGCGACATCGCGGGCATCGGCGCACTGAACGTCGACGTCATCGTCCGCACACCGGACCGCGTCTCCGGAGCGGACGCCGATTCCGAGTCGTCGGCGACCTCCGCGGAGATGCGCGAACTCCTGCGCGCGGTCGCGTCGATGCCGCGCCGCGTCACGCTCGGCGGATCCGCGTTCACCACGATCACCGCGATCGCCCGGCTCCACCCGGAGCTGGGACTGGGGTTCGTCGGTGTCGCCGGCGAACCCCCTTTCGGGGCGGAGTCGTTCGTCGAGTCCCTGACCCGCCTCGGGGTCGACGCCGGAGCGGTGCACGGCACCGAGGCCCGCGCGGGCGTGTGCCTCGCGATCGAGCACGTGGGGAACCGGGCGCTTCGCGTCGACCCGGGCGCCAACACCGCCATGGCCGACCACGTGGACGGCCGGCGGGCGGAGATCGTCGCGCGCCTGAGCCGGTTCCGCGCCGTGCACGTGACGTCGTTCCTGGACGACGCCACGCCGCCCGCGCTGCTGCGCCTGATCCGGGCGCTGCGCCGGGAGGCGCCCGGGACGCGGATCAGCCTGGACCCCGGGGACACGTGGTGCGCCCGCCCCACCGACGCCGTCCGCGGTCTGCTGGCGGCGGCCGACGTCGTGCTCCTCAACCGACGCGAGTTCGCCGCGGTGCGTGCCCACCTCGCGCCGGCGACGACCGACGTGGTCGTCAAGGCGCCGGACGGTGTGCGGGTGCGGCGGGCCGGTGCGCGAGCGTGGCTGCGGGTGACGCACGAGCCCTTGCCCGTCGGGGAGATCCGCCGCCCCACGGGTGCCGGCGACGCCTTCGCGGCGGGTTTCCTGGCCGCGTCGCCGACCGGGTCGGGTGACGTGCGCGAGGCCGCGCGGGCCGGGTCGGCGGCGGCGCGGGAGCACCTGAGGGGTCACGGGGCGAGCGCTTCGGCGGCGGCGGACGGGTTGTAG
- a CDS encoding nuclear transport factor 2 family protein, whose translation MTTTDPEIRARNTAALRRALAAVGDVSAQLAEYTDDAVLEFPYAAPPVRVEGRARISAYLTAALAVFEMRLTVTRVHECADPDVLIAEYTSEGRVTTTGKPYANTYISVVAFHGGLIAHQREFYNPSAAAEALAP comes from the coding sequence ATGACGACCACCGACCCGGAAATCCGCGCCCGCAACACCGCCGCGCTCCGCCGTGCCCTGGCCGCCGTCGGCGACGTGTCCGCGCAACTCGCCGAGTACACCGACGACGCGGTCCTCGAATTCCCGTACGCGGCACCGCCCGTGCGGGTCGAGGGCCGGGCACGGATCAGCGCGTACCTGACCGCCGCCCTCGCGGTCTTCGAGATGCGGCTGACGGTGACCCGCGTCCACGAGTGCGCCGATCCCGATGTCCTGATCGCCGAGTACACCAGCGAAGGCCGCGTCACGACGACCGGGAAGCCGTACGCCAACACCTACATCAGCGTGGTGGCCTTCCACGGCGGACTGATCGCCCACCAACGGGAGTTCTACAACCCGTCCGCCGCCGCCGAAGCGCTCGCCCCGTGA